In Primulina huaijiensis isolate GDHJ02 unplaced genomic scaffold, ASM1229523v2 scaffold30277, whole genome shotgun sequence, a single window of DNA contains:
- the LOC140967932 gene encoding uncharacterized protein has protein sequence MNPPEFIGGPDPLMALEWIKSLEAIFDYLKFTDQEKVSCAVLMLVKAARIWWEATKVIVNVQELKWNEFKDLFYVKYFSREVQAKKVKKFLELRQDAMSVTEYTLKFEERCVFVPFIAENDKDKGEHFLRGLKPEIRRDVHMSKVVKYQDIVERALLAEHNEQEIERQEGKLSKLEVKVQVQMFVVATKVK, from the coding sequence ATGAACCCTCCGGAGTTTATCGGTGGTCCTGATCCACTAATGGCTCTGGAATGGATCAAGTCATTGGAGGCCATATTTGATTACTTGAAGTTCACTGACCAAGAGAAGGTAAGTTGTGCTGTATTAATGTTGGTCAAAGCTGCTCGTATCTGGTGGGAAGCCACCAAGGTGATAGTTAATGTTCAAGAACTAAAGTGGAACGAGTTTAAAGATTTATTCTATGTGAAATATTTCTCAAGGGAAGTCCAAGCCAAGAAGGTGAAGAAATTTCTTGAATTGAGGCAAGATGCTATGTCTGTTACTGAATATACTTTAAAGTTCGAGGAAAGATGTGTTTTTGTTCCTTTTATTGCTGAGAATGATAAGGATAAAGGAGAACATTTCCTTCGAGGTTTGAAGCCAGAGATTCGAAGAGATGTTCATATGTCCAAAGTGGTGAAATATCAAGACATAGTTGAGCGAGCTTTGCTTGCTGAACATAATGAGCAAGAGATTGAGAGACAAGAAGGCAAGCTTTCGAAGCTAGAGGTCAAGGTGCAAGTGCAAATGTTCGTGGTGGCCACAAAGGTAAAG